The sequence CCTCGCGGCGGTAGCCCGCGGCGACGAGCTGGAGCAGTTCGGTGTACTGGTTGAGGAATTCCTTGGCGCCCGGCTGGTCGAAGACGTAGGAGGAGACCTCCTCGTTGAGCCCGGTGAAGGGGCGCAGCTCCGGGACCCAGTGCGGGTTGGGCAGGAAGCGGCAGTCGACCACCAGGTCGGCGTCGACCGGCAGGCCGTACTTGAAGCCGAACGACATCACGGTGGCGCGCAGCTCCGGTTCCTCGTCGCCGGCGAACTGGGCGTCCATCTTGGCGCGCAGCTCGTGCACGTTGAGGCTGGAGGTGTCGATCACCAGGTCGGCGTCGCCGCGCAGCTCGCGCAGCAGGTCGCGCTCGGCGGCGATGCCGTCGACGATCCGGCCGTCGCCCTGGAGCGGGTGGGGGCGGCGGACCGATTCGAAGCGGCGGACCAGCGCGTCGTCGGAGGACTCCAGGAAGACCACCCGGCGGGTGACGCCCTTGGCGTCCAGGTCGGCGAGGGATTCGCGCAGGTTGTCGAAGAAGCGGCGGCCGCGCACGTCCACGACGACGGCGATCCGTGCCACGTTGCCCTGGGAGCGGGCGCCGAGCTCCACCATGGTGGGGATCAGCGCGGGCGGCAGGTTGTCCACGACGAACCAGCCGAGGTCCTCCAGACACTTGGCGGCGGTGCTGCGCCCGGCGCCGGACATGCCGGAGATGATCACCAGCTCGGGGATGGCGGCCGCGCTGTCACCCGATTCGGTCGAGGTGCCCGTACTCACGTCTGCTGCTCCGTCTGTTCGGTCGGTGCGGTCGTGCCCGTGTTCATGTTCGTGGTCAGTCATGTCGTGCTGCCCCCGTCGTCCTCTTCCATGATCTCTCCT comes from Streptomyces sp. Mut1 and encodes:
- the rapZ gene encoding RNase adapter RapZ translates to MTDHEHEHGHDRTDRTDGAADVSTGTSTESGDSAAAIPELVIISGMSGAGRSTAAKCLEDLGWFVVDNLPPALIPTMVELGARSQGNVARIAVVVDVRGRRFFDNLRESLADLDAKGVTRRVVFLESSDDALVRRFESVRRPHPLQGDGRIVDGIAAERDLLRELRGDADLVIDTSSLNVHELRAKMDAQFAGDEEPELRATVMSFGFKYGLPVDADLVVDCRFLPNPHWVPELRPFTGLNEEVSSYVFDQPGAKEFLNQYTELLQLVAAGYRREGKRYVTIAVGCTGGKHRSVAMSEKLAARLATEGIETVLVHRDMGRE